The genomic region AACGATACTTCTACCATTTCCCCCGACCTGCTTGTAACGCCCTGGGTGAACCCGCTGACCCGCGAGATACAGGTCATCGTTCTGCTCGTGAAATTCAGGACCTTGCCACATTTTACATCTCCTTAAGTGGTCGCTCGTGTTAACTTGAATAAGGGTGGGTCAACCCATCCTTGGGCTGCGTCCATCGATATTCTTCCACCATTTCATGGTATTTTAACCTGTTTTTTTGCGCTCATTGAAAGACGGACGATTTTATTTTTCCAAAGCGCCGTCTGAGATTGAGGATTGATGCAATCTGGGCGCCTGGAGCGGGTCGTTAATGCGGGCGATTATGCTATAATTCGCCATCACGCCAATGCCTTATTCCACAACAAATGTCGTCATCGTCAATCCCACCGCCGGTCGGGGGGAAGCAGGCAAGCAAGTTCCAGCGATCCGCCGGCTGCTGGACTCCGATTCGGCCGACTGGGTCTGGCTCTACACTAAGGCGCGCGGCGACGCCGAAAGCATGGCGCGCGAAGCGGCCGCCGGCGGCGCGAAGATCGTCGTGGCTGTGGGCGGCGACGGCACCTTGCACGAAGTCGCGAACGGCCTCCTGGGCACGCAGACGACCCTGGGACTGATTCCTTTCGGCACCGGCAACGATCTGGCGCGTTCCTTGAATCTCTTTGGGAACTTGGAGGTCGCCTGCCGCGCTGTTACCCACGGGCGGATATTGCATCTCGATGTCGGCGTGATCGAGGGCGCGGGATTCGACGGTCCTCGCCACTTTCTCGTGATCGCGGGAACCGGATTCGATGCGCGCACAGCGCAAACGGTCAACAATGGCGTCAAATGGATCGCCGGCGCGCCGGCCTATGTCATCGGGGCGGTCAAAACGCTGATGGGCTTCAGTCCGTTCGCGCTGACGCTGACGGCGGACGGCGAGAAGCGCGAAACGCGCGCGATGTTTGTCTCGGTGGCGAACGCCGAGACGACCGGCGGCGGCATGAAGATCGCGCCGGGAGCGAAGGTCGATGACGGTCAGTTCGATATCTGCCTGGTCGGGGCCGTTTCGAAGCTGACGCTGCTGCACCAGCTCACGAAAGTTTTTGACGGCGCGCATGTGCGCCACCCCGCCGTCACGATACTGCGCGCTTCGGAGATCACGCTGGAGGCCGATCCGCCGCAGCCGCTGCTGATTGACGGCGAAGTTTTGGGGACGACTCCCGCAAAGATCACCCTCCTGCGCGGCGCCCTGCCGATGCTGGTTCCCGCCGAGTCGAATACCGTTGCGTAACGGGGAGCGTCTGGGGCTAATGGACGCCGTGATTCCCGCCGGCGGCGAGATCGACGCCGCGTACCAGGATGCCGCCGGATCGCGCCACCGAGCCCTGGCGCCCATCGGTCGGAGCCAGACACCGGTGATGCAGATCGTCGT from Capsulimonas corticalis harbors:
- a CDS encoding diacylglycerol/lipid kinase family protein, encoding MPYSTTNVVIVNPTAGRGEAGKQVPAIRRLLDSDSADWVWLYTKARGDAESMAREAAAGGAKIVVAVGGDGTLHEVANGLLGTQTTLGLIPFGTGNDLARSLNLFGNLEVACRAVTHGRILHLDVGVIEGAGFDGPRHFLVIAGTGFDARTAQTVNNGVKWIAGAPAYVIGAVKTLMGFSPFALTLTADGEKRETRAMFVSVANAETTGGGMKIAPGAKVDDGQFDICLVGAVSKLTLLHQLTKVFDGAHVRHPAVTILRASEITLEADPPQPLLIDGEVLGTTPAKITLLRGALPMLVPAESNTVA